A DNA window from Corynebacterium ciconiae DSM 44920 contains the following coding sequences:
- a CDS encoding 6-carboxyhexanoate--CoA ligase: MGYYSIKMHASAQGQHISGAERILPEEQLAEMAAILTTRALRHPKGRAADISLRATAIADDQILRVPALATTTIATANPDEADAVIADILAEIGVGSPYPCVRLLREVSGLRGAMIVDADTAARLEPDPHRGVRVSTFDSSCSSLSADKEHYREALTLASKALSAPGIVAELCMSDDPDYTTGYIATAGQYRRLLNMKQQGSTRGTRVLIYRGTREDLSATINYLENIPVLVEL, from the coding sequence GTGGGTTATTACAGCATCAAGATGCACGCCAGCGCTCAGGGCCAGCACATCTCCGGCGCCGAGCGCATCCTGCCCGAGGAGCAGCTCGCGGAGATGGCTGCGATCCTCACTACCCGAGCCCTGCGCCACCCCAAAGGCCGCGCTGCGGATATCTCCCTGCGGGCAACGGCCATTGCCGATGACCAGATCCTTCGCGTGCCGGCGCTGGCCACCACCACCATCGCCACCGCCAACCCAGATGAGGCCGATGCTGTCATCGCCGACATTCTCGCCGAGATAGGCGTGGGATCTCCCTACCCCTGTGTGCGGCTACTGCGAGAGGTCTCTGGGCTGCGCGGAGCGATGATCGTAGACGCCGATACCGCCGCCAGACTCGAGCCCGATCCGCATCGCGGGGTGCGCGTATCCACCTTCGATTCCAGTTGCAGCTCGCTCTCAGCGGACAAAGAACACTACCGCGAAGCCCTCACCCTGGCATCAAAAGCCCTGAGTGCGCCCGGTATTGTGGCCGAGCTGTGCATGTCGGATGACCCCGATTACACCACCGGCTATATCGCCACCGCCGGACAGTACCGCCGGCTACTCAACATGAAGCAGCAGGGCAGCACACGTGGTACCCGTGTCCTTATATATAGGGGAACGCGAGAAGATCTTTCGGCCACAATTAACTATCTGGAGAATATCCCAGTATTAGTTGAACTATGA
- a CDS encoding substrate-binding domain-containing protein, producing MSMPFSRHSTPALTALIALLGVLVLIMSACSSTGGAPRPADSAGGSGDGPGFGGADTDRAVVAMVSHGAPGDTFWDLVRKGAEDAAKKSNIELRYSSDPQAPNQANLVKSAVDAGVDGIAVTMPNAQAIGPAAQSAVDAGIPVVGLNAGMNDYEQYGLSGFFGQDESVAGELAGERLAKDGASKALCVIHEQGNSSQEARCAGLKKGLEKAGSGGTVEILYVNGMDLTSVTSTLQAKLAEDPSIDWVMGLVAPVALAAVKSKQQAGSEAKISTFDTNAELVAAIDNGEIEWAVDQQPYLQGYLAVDSLWLNMRNGTTVGGGRPVYTGPSFVDSSNVDAISDAARAGLR from the coding sequence ATGTCGATGCCCTTCTCGAGGCATTCGACCCCTGCCCTCACCGCTCTTATCGCTTTACTCGGGGTGCTTGTGCTGATCATGAGCGCCTGCTCGTCCACCGGTGGTGCCCCGCGCCCCGCCGACTCGGCAGGCGGCAGCGGCGACGGCCCGGGTTTCGGTGGGGCCGATACTGACCGGGCGGTTGTGGCGATGGTCAGCCACGGCGCGCCCGGAGATACCTTCTGGGATCTAGTACGCAAGGGGGCCGAGGATGCGGCCAAAAAGAGCAATATTGAGCTGCGCTATTCCTCCGATCCCCAAGCGCCCAACCAAGCCAATCTGGTGAAGTCTGCGGTGGATGCCGGGGTGGATGGCATAGCGGTCACGATGCCGAACGCCCAGGCGATTGGCCCCGCGGCGCAGAGTGCTGTGGATGCAGGAATACCTGTGGTGGGACTCAACGCCGGTATGAATGACTACGAACAATACGGCCTGAGCGGCTTCTTCGGCCAAGACGAGTCCGTTGCCGGTGAACTCGCCGGCGAGCGGCTGGCCAAGGATGGCGCCTCCAAGGCGCTGTGCGTGATTCACGAGCAAGGCAACTCCTCCCAGGAGGCCCGCTGTGCCGGACTGAAGAAGGGGCTGGAAAAGGCCGGATCCGGCGGAACTGTGGAGATCCTCTACGTCAACGGCATGGATCTCACCTCGGTCACCTCGACCCTGCAGGCAAAGCTGGCGGAAGATCCGAGTATCGACTGGGTGATGGGGTTGGTCGCGCCCGTGGCCCTAGCGGCGGTGAAATCCAAGCAGCAGGCAGGTTCCGAGGCGAAGATCTCCACTTTCGATACCAACGCGGAGCTGGTGGCCGCCATCGACAATGGCGAGATCGAGTGGGCAGTGGACCAGCAGCCCTATCTCCAGGGCTATCTAGCGGTGGATTCGCTGTGGCTGAATATGCGCAATGGCACCACCGTTGGCGGCGGCCGCCCGGTCTACACCGGGCCGTCCTTCGTCGACTC